One Micromonospora sp. FIMYZ51 genomic window carries:
- a CDS encoding ATP-dependent Clp protease ATP-binding subunit produces MSLDAFRIPGGSLDDLMSRFFGGDPFAGRPVERVDLSRLLSTESRQLLQRAAEQATEWGSPYLNVEHLLWAAAQSDPTRRILDASGADSDDLARQIESAVPRGRPREDTPPLAPAAKRALLDAHRESRRSGATYIGPEHLLLGIAANPETTAGRALRALGGAVTGPTPPAGGAGGRGASTTPTLDQYGRDLTEDARAGRLDPVVGRDDEIADTIEVLSRRTKNNPVLTGEPGVGKTAIVEGIAQRIINDEVPETLANRRVVALDLSGMVAGTKYRGEFEERLKNVIQEVTAAEDELILFIDELHTVVGAGGGGEGAMDAGNMLKPALARGELHVVGATTLNEYRRYIEKDPALERRFQPILVSEPSVEDSVAILKGVRDRYEAHHQVRYTDEALDAAAELSHRYITDRFLPDKAIDLLDQAGARVRLRSRTPAPDKKEIEKRLSQLRREKDSAVANEDYQRAGALKAEIGAAERDLAAAQEGTPPVPEVHMSDIAEVVSRRTGVPVTQLTEVEKQRLRRIEEQLHERVVGQHEAVRAVAAAVRRSRSGLSDPQRPDGSFLFLGPTGVGKTELARALAAALFGDESSMIRFDMSEFQEQHTVSRLVGAPPGYVGYEEAGQLTEAVRRRPYSVLLFDEVEKAHADVFNALLQVLDDGRLTDAQGRTVDFSNTILIMTSNIGADRILAAQTAGRPVSDQREELMGLLGQRFRPEFLNRIDEIIIFTGLDRDQLLEITGLLLDRTRRRLHAQDINLEVSPDATQWLANRGYQPEYGARPLRRSIQRELEDRLSILLLEDGANPGDTIEVNVVGGELDLSVRPAAAPAGT; encoded by the coding sequence ATGTCGCTCGACGCGTTCCGCATCCCTGGCGGCTCCTTGGATGACCTGATGAGTCGGTTCTTCGGAGGGGATCCGTTCGCGGGACGTCCGGTGGAGCGGGTCGACCTGTCCCGGCTGCTCTCCACCGAATCGCGGCAACTCCTGCAACGGGCAGCCGAGCAGGCTACGGAGTGGGGCAGCCCGTACCTCAACGTCGAGCACCTGCTGTGGGCCGCTGCCCAGTCCGACCCCACCCGCCGGATCCTCGACGCGAGCGGCGCCGACTCCGACGACCTGGCTCGCCAGATAGAGTCGGCCGTCCCCAGGGGCAGGCCACGCGAGGACACGCCTCCGCTCGCGCCGGCGGCGAAGCGCGCCCTGCTCGACGCGCACCGCGAGTCGCGACGGTCCGGCGCGACGTACATCGGCCCCGAACACCTCCTACTCGGCATCGCCGCGAACCCGGAGACGACTGCGGGCCGGGCGTTGCGGGCCCTCGGTGGGGCCGTCACCGGGCCCACGCCGCCGGCTGGCGGCGCCGGTGGGCGCGGGGCCAGCACCACCCCCACCCTTGACCAGTACGGGCGGGACCTCACCGAGGACGCCCGGGCCGGGCGGCTCGATCCGGTCGTCGGGCGTGACGACGAGATCGCCGACACGATCGAGGTGCTCTCCCGGCGTACGAAGAACAATCCGGTGCTCACCGGCGAGCCGGGCGTCGGCAAGACGGCGATCGTCGAGGGCATCGCGCAGCGCATCATCAACGACGAGGTGCCCGAAACCCTGGCCAACCGGCGTGTGGTCGCACTCGACCTGTCCGGGATGGTGGCGGGCACCAAGTACCGCGGTGAGTTCGAAGAGCGACTGAAGAACGTGATCCAGGAGGTGACGGCCGCCGAGGACGAGCTGATCCTCTTCATCGACGAACTGCACACCGTTGTCGGCGCGGGCGGCGGTGGCGAGGGGGCGATGGATGCCGGCAACATGCTCAAGCCCGCCCTGGCCCGCGGCGAACTGCACGTGGTCGGCGCGACGACACTGAACGAGTACCGTCGCTACATCGAGAAGGACCCGGCGCTGGAGCGCCGGTTCCAGCCGATCCTGGTGTCGGAGCCGAGCGTGGAGGACAGTGTCGCGATCCTCAAGGGCGTACGCGACCGGTACGAGGCGCACCATCAGGTGCGCTACACGGACGAAGCGCTGGACGCCGCGGCTGAACTGTCCCACCGCTACATCACCGACCGGTTCCTGCCGGACAAGGCCATCGACCTGCTCGACCAGGCGGGGGCACGGGTCCGGCTGCGTTCCCGCACCCCGGCTCCGGACAAAAAGGAGATCGAAAAGCGGCTGTCCCAGCTGCGCCGGGAGAAGGACAGCGCGGTGGCGAACGAGGACTACCAGCGCGCGGGTGCGCTGAAAGCCGAGATCGGTGCGGCCGAGCGGGACCTGGCGGCGGCGCAGGAGGGCACGCCTCCGGTGCCCGAGGTGCACATGAGCGACATCGCCGAAGTGGTCAGCCGCCGTACCGGTGTTCCCGTCACCCAGCTCACGGAGGTAGAGAAGCAGAGGTTGAGGCGCATCGAGGAGCAACTGCACGAGCGCGTGGTCGGCCAGCACGAGGCCGTACGGGCTGTGGCGGCCGCCGTACGCCGATCGCGCTCCGGGCTGAGTGACCCCCAGCGACCCGACGGGTCGTTCCTCTTCCTTGGACCCACCGGCGTCGGCAAGACCGAGCTGGCCCGAGCCCTCGCCGCGGCGCTCTTCGGCGACGAGTCCAGCATGATCCGCTTCGACATGAGCGAGTTCCAGGAGCAGCACACAGTCAGCCGACTGGTCGGAGCGCCCCCGGGCTACGTCGGGTACGAGGAGGCCGGCCAACTCACCGAGGCGGTCCGGCGCCGGCCATACTCGGTGCTGCTCTTCGACGAGGTGGAGAAGGCGCATGCGGATGTGTTCAACGCGCTGCTGCAGGTGCTCGACGACGGTCGCCTCACCGACGCGCAGGGTCGCACGGTCGATTTCAGCAACACCATTCTGATCATGACAAGCAACATCGGCGCGGACCGCATTCTGGCCGCGCAGACGGCAGGGCGTCCGGTCAGCGACCAGCGCGAGGAGCTGATGGGGCTGCTGGGGCAGCGGTTCCGGCCGGAATTCCTCAACCGGATCGACGAGATCATAATCTTTACCGGCCTGGACCGGGACCAGCTCCTCGAGATCACCGGCCTGCTGCTGGACCGCACCCGCCGCCGGTTGCACGCACAGGACATCAACCTTGAGGTCAGCCCGGACGCCACGCAGTGGCTGGCCAACCGGGGCTACCAGCCCGAGTACGGGGCGCGGCCACTGCGGCGCAGCATCCAGCGTGAGCTGGAAGACCGGCTGTCGATCCTGCTGCTCGAGGACGGGGCGAATCCCGGCGACACCATCGAGGTCAATGTCGTCGGCGGCGAACTCGACCTCTCGGTCCGGCCCGCCGCCGCGCCGGCCGGCACATGA
- a CDS encoding Imm1 family immunity protein: protein MTLLLRDYHGHTYDATSPDDAGHWFDEQTQTIMPHGGCGQTLTISTDDKPVLRIDIDIDADRAAVQWLPDGSYATEHEPDTPITVYESPDTGLIDISPELARVTPATARAALIEYATTCQRPTNIDWSHRDQSPS, encoded by the coding sequence GTGACACTGCTGCTACGCGACTACCACGGTCACACCTACGACGCGACCAGCCCCGACGACGCCGGACACTGGTTCGACGAACAGACCCAGACGATCATGCCCCATGGAGGATGCGGACAAACCCTCACGATCAGCACAGACGACAAGCCGGTCCTCCGCATCGACATCGACATCGACGCCGACCGCGCAGCAGTGCAGTGGCTACCCGACGGCAGCTACGCCACCGAACACGAACCCGACACACCAATCACCGTCTACGAATCACCCGACACCGGCCTGATAGACATCTCCCCCGAACTCGCCCGAGTCACCCCCGCAACAGCCCGAGCAGCCCTCATCGAATACGCCACCACATGCCAACGACCCACCAACATCGACTGGAGCCACCGAGACCAGTCCCCTTCATGA
- a CDS encoding DUF1345 domain-containing protein has translation MEQRSGRPALGRLLSVRRALWSLAVGVVAGAAAALVGAPELTPLVIWTIAAGTILIWVWRACWSASPKRTEQLAEAERHSRSTDSAILIASVVSLAVVGEALVRASNQQDMVAVALVILSVVGVVLAWVLVNTVFALKYARLYYRDNGGGIDFKREDPPAYADFAYVAFTVGMSYAPGENEPTSHCMRRIALGHALLSYTFGTGILAVAVNLVTNLGQS, from the coding sequence GGACGCCTGCTGTCGGTCAGGCGTGCGCTGTGGTCGTTGGCCGTCGGTGTCGTCGCCGGGGCGGCCGCCGCGCTGGTCGGGGCGCCGGAGTTGACGCCGCTGGTGATCTGGACGATCGCGGCGGGCACGATCCTCATCTGGGTGTGGCGGGCCTGCTGGTCGGCGAGCCCGAAGCGTACCGAGCAGCTTGCCGAGGCGGAGCGGCACTCCCGTTCCACTGACTCGGCGATCCTGATCGCGTCCGTTGTCAGTCTCGCCGTCGTGGGCGAGGCGCTCGTGCGCGCCTCGAACCAGCAGGACATGGTGGCTGTGGCGCTGGTAATCCTTAGCGTCGTCGGGGTGGTCTTGGCGTGGGTGCTGGTGAACACGGTCTTCGCGTTGAAGTACGCCCGGCTGTATTACCGCGACAACGGCGGTGGCATCGACTTCAAGCGGGAGGATCCACCGGCGTACGCCGACTTCGCGTACGTCGCTTTCACGGTCGGCATGTCCTACGCCCCGGGCGAGAACGAACCGACGAGTCACTGTATGCGCCGGATCGCGCTCGGGCACGCGCTGCTCTCGTATACCTTCGGAACCGGCATCCTGGCCGTCGCCGTCAACCTGGTCACCAACCTGGGCCAGTCGTGA
- a CDS encoding DUF2267 domain-containing protein encodes MNYTEFIQSVAARPKVPPGQAEPITRATLETLAERITGGQARDLASQLPQELRGLVARPTEDPERFGLAEFFERVQSRAGVDRQVATDGARAVLDTLRESVRAKEYGDVVDQLPQEFWQLTGPRAERLQTRRVGT; translated from the coding sequence GTGAACTACACCGAGTTCATCCAGTCGGTGGCAGCCCGACCGAAGGTGCCACCGGGACAGGCGGAACCGATCACCCGCGCCACGCTCGAGACGTTGGCAGAAAGGATCACAGGCGGCCAGGCGAGGGACCTCGCCTCCCAACTCCCTCAGGAACTACGAGGGCTGGTGGCTAGGCCCACCGAAGATCCGGAACGGTTCGGACTGGCCGAATTCTTCGAACGGGTGCAGTCACGGGCCGGGGTGGATCGCCAGGTGGCCACCGACGGAGCACGGGCCGTGCTGGACACCCTTCGTGAGTCGGTCAGAGCGAAGGAGTACGGGGACGTTGTCGACCAGTTGCCGCAGGAGTTCTGGCAGTTGACCGGGCCGAGGGCTGAACGGCTCCAGACCCGCAGGGTTGGCACCTAG